The genomic DNA AGGTGATTGGTACAGCTTTGAAGTCGATACCATACTCATGCAATCTACAGGACTGAAGGATAAGAACGGTGTAGACGTTTATCAAGGCGATATTATCAAATGTACTAGTGGTTGTCCTCATGAAGTCATTTGGTTAGAGGAGTATGGCGGGACGTTTATCGGTGGTATGCCAGCATGGTATCTTTCAGGGCTAAATAATGGCTATTCTT from Enterococcus mundtii includes the following:
- a CDS encoding YopX family protein, with product MILKFRAWDKKNKTMHEVELIDFIDNIGYLSIEDGRGDWYSFEVDTILMQSTGLKDKNGVDVYQGDIIKCTSGCPHEVIWLEEYGGTFIGGMPAWYLSGLNNGYSWTGEEEVIGNIWENSDLLEE